A genomic region of Pseudomonas migulae contains the following coding sequences:
- a CDS encoding LysR family transcriptional regulator: MFDWNDLRFFLELQRSGRLLTAARRLNTTHATVARHIEAIEKSLGTALFVQHAQGYEMTPAGEALLKHAEAMENVALLAQEEITQSTAPLGKIRVGVTEGLGIMFLASRMNGLFERYPGLEVELVAVPRFVSILNREAEISIHLERPSADMLVTRKLTDYRLALYASQAYLDSAPPLRSREDLGRHAWIGYVDDLLFSQELMFLNSFCRNPQVVFHSTSVIAQQQAARSGLGIAVLPCYMASADPELVPLLPDESIQRSYWISTRRELHKSVRLRVLWDYVVELCEREQHLLLGPDPL; encoded by the coding sequence ATGTTCGACTGGAATGACCTGCGGTTTTTTCTCGAATTGCAACGCAGCGGGCGTTTGCTCACGGCCGCCCGCCGTTTGAACACCACCCACGCCACGGTGGCCCGGCATATCGAGGCCATCGAAAAGAGCCTCGGCACGGCGCTGTTCGTCCAGCACGCCCAGGGCTACGAGATGACCCCGGCCGGCGAAGCGTTGCTCAAACACGCCGAGGCGATGGAAAACGTTGCGCTGCTGGCTCAGGAAGAGATCACCCAATCGACGGCGCCGCTGGGCAAGATTCGCGTCGGCGTGACGGAAGGGCTGGGCATCATGTTCCTCGCCAGTCGCATGAACGGGCTGTTCGAACGCTATCCGGGGCTCGAAGTTGAACTGGTGGCGGTGCCACGGTTTGTCAGCATTCTCAACCGCGAAGCCGAGATCAGCATCCATCTGGAGCGCCCGTCCGCCGACATGCTGGTCACGCGTAAACTCACCGACTATCGCCTGGCGCTGTATGCCAGCCAGGCCTATCTCGACAGCGCACCACCGCTGCGCAGCCGCGAAGACCTCGGTCGTCATGCGTGGATCGGTTATGTCGACGATTTGCTCTTCAGCCAGGAACTGATGTTCCTTAACAGTTTCTGCCGCAACCCGCAGGTGGTCTTCCACAGCACCAGCGTCATCGCCCAGCAACAGGCGGCGCGCTCGGGCCTGGGGATCGCGGTGTTGCCGTGCTACATGGCCAGTGCCGATCCAGAACTGGTGCCGTTGTTGCCGGATGAAAGCATCCAGCGCAGCTACTGGATCAGCACCCGCCGCGAGCTGCACAAATCCGTGCGGCTACGGGTGTTGTGGGATTACGTGGTGGAGTTGTGTGAACGCGAGCAACATCTACTGCTAGGCCCGGATCCCCTGTAG
- a CDS encoding DNA alkylation repair protein, whose amino-acid sequence MAADQPAPALKEIFNAERLKHIATEMTAVYPEFNARAFLKMANEGLAELSIMQRMARVSECLHAVLPLSYEASLEVLRALAPRLNSGFVSISLPHYVATYGGHAFEHSMDALKYFTTFGSAEFAIRYFLRSDFERCLAVMHEWSLDDNEHVRRLASEGCRPRLPWSFRLEKIQADPTLAAAILDNLKADDSLYVRKSVANHLNDITKDHPEWVLDLIEGWSLENRHTAWIARHALRSLIKQGNQRALAIMGAGGKPEVEIIDVKVEPAVIALGEKIALSFTVKSTVENSQRLVIDYAIDYVKANGSTSAKVFKLKALTLPGHATALLSRGQHIKELTTRKHYAGKHAVHVMINGERLASTEFEILP is encoded by the coding sequence ATGGCTGCCGATCAACCCGCCCCCGCCCTCAAGGAAATCTTCAACGCCGAGCGCCTCAAGCACATCGCCACGGAGATGACCGCGGTCTACCCCGAGTTCAACGCCAGGGCCTTCCTGAAAATGGCCAACGAGGGGCTCGCCGAGTTGTCGATCATGCAGCGCATGGCCCGGGTCAGCGAGTGCCTGCACGCGGTTCTGCCGTTGAGTTATGAAGCCTCGCTCGAGGTGCTGCGCGCCCTCGCCCCGCGCCTGAACAGCGGCTTCGTCAGCATTTCGCTGCCGCATTACGTCGCGACCTACGGCGGCCACGCGTTCGAACACTCCATGGACGCGCTCAAATACTTCACCACCTTCGGTTCCGCTGAATTCGCGATCCGCTATTTCCTGCGCAGTGACTTCGAGCGCTGTTTGGCGGTGATGCACGAGTGGTCGCTGGATGACAACGAACACGTACGGCGTCTGGCCAGCGAAGGCTGCCGTCCGCGCCTGCCCTGGTCATTTCGACTGGAAAAGATCCAGGCCGACCCGACCCTCGCCGCCGCCATCCTCGACAACCTCAAGGCCGACGACAGCCTCTATGTGCGCAAGTCGGTGGCCAACCACCTCAACGACATCACCAAGGACCATCCCGAATGGGTGCTTGACCTGATCGAAGGCTGGTCGCTGGAAAACAGGCACACCGCGTGGATCGCCAGGCACGCCCTGCGCAGCCTGATCAAACAGGGCAACCAGCGGGCATTGGCGATCATGGGTGCGGGCGGCAAGCCTGAAGTCGAGATCATTGATGTGAAAGTCGAACCGGCGGTGATTGCATTGGGGGAGAAAATCGCCTTGTCCTTTACCGTCAAATCCACGGTCGAGAACAGCCAGCGACTGGTGATCGACTACGCCATCGACTACGTAAAAGCCAATGGCAGCACCTCGGCGAAGGTCTTCAAGCTCAAGGCGCTGACGTTGCCCGGCCACGCCACCGCCCTGCTCAGCCGTGGTCAGCACATCAAGGAACTCACCACCCGCAAACATTACGCCGGCAAACATGCAGTGCACGTGATGATCAACGGCGAACGGCTGGCCAGCACCGAGTTCGAAATCCTTCCTTGA